The following proteins come from a genomic window of Gossypium raimondii isolate GPD5lz chromosome 5, ASM2569854v1, whole genome shotgun sequence:
- the LOC105767030 gene encoding uncharacterized protein LOC105767030 — MSTQKYMRKGCEAYLVYVLNTEMTESKLESVPVVCEFPDVFLEELPGLPPIKEVEFAIDLLPGTAPISIAPYRIAPTELKELKAQLQELTDKGFGFLMIASPMTKLLQKNVKFEWTDKCQQSFEKFKTLLTEAPVLVQPETGKELVIYSDSSLNGLGFVLMQEGKVVAYASR, encoded by the exons ATGTCTACTCAGAAATACAtgagaaaagggtgtgaagcttatcttgttTATGTGTTAAATACTGAGATGACTGagtcgaagcttgaatcagtaCCGGTAGTCTGTGAATTTCCAGACGTATTTCTAGAGGAATTGCCTGGGTTACCTCCGATTAaagaagttgagtttgctattgatttATTACCTGGGACTGCACCAATTTCCATTGCTCCATATAGAATAGCTCCAactgaattgaaagaattaaaagctcagttgcaagagttgacagataaagGATTT ggatttttgatgattgcttctcctatgactaagcTACTGCAAAAGAATGTTAAGTTTGAGTGGACTGATAAatgtcagcagagttttgagaaattcaaaacattattgACAGAGGCGCCGGTTTTGGTGCAACCTGAGACGGGgaaagagttagtgatttataGTGATTCGTCACTAAACGGTCTTGGTTTtgtgttgatgcaagagggcaaagtagtagcttatgcttcgagatAG